A segment of the Asinibacterium sp. OR53 genome:
GCGGCGAGCTGATACGTGTTTCACTGGTGGGTTATACCAATGTGGGCAAAAGCACGCTGATGAATTTACTGAGCAAGAGCGAAGTGTTTGCGGAAAACAAATTGTTCGCTACGCTCGATACCACTACCCGCAAAGTGGTATTTGAAAACACACCTTTTTTATTGAGTGATACCGTAGGATTTATTCGCAAACTGCCGCACCACCTGGTAGAAAGTTTCAAGAGTACACTGGATGAAGTGAGAGAGGCAGATATTTTATTGCACGTAGTAGATATTTCCCATCCGCAATATGAAGAGCAGATAGGTGTGGTGAACAAGACCTTGCAAGACCTGAAAGCTTTTGAAAAGCCCATACTCACCATTTTCAATAAAATGGACCTGTACGAAGAGCGCACGTTCGACGAATGGCTGGAAGACAGTGTGAAAACAGAGATTTTGCAGGACCTGAAAGACCGGTGGGATGAAATTACCCATAACAATTGCGTATTCGTTTCGGCCCTGGAGCGAAGAAATGTAGATGCCCTGCGCGAACTGATATTGAATAAAGTGCGCGATATGTACCAGGTGCGTTATCCTTACCGCACCGTTCATTTTTAGTTTCCATGACAGAAAAAAAGATCCACTGGTTCAAGATTGCCGATGATGCTGCCTTACTTCCATGGCAAGACAATAATATGTGCCAGGTAGAAGCAGATGGTAAAAAAATAACCATGGCGCGTTTTGGAAGCCAGTTCTATGCTTTTGCGCAAAAATGCCCGCATGCCAGCGGCATCATGTCCGATGGATATATTGATGCACAGGGCCATGTAGTATGCCCGGTACACCGTTATCGCTTTAATATGCAAAATGGTCGTAATACGAGTGGCGAGGGTTATTACCTCAAAACCTATTTAGCCGAACAGCGCCCGGATGGCATATATATTGGGATAGAACAGAAGGGTTGGTGGTTATGAGATATTTTTTCTGAACTGGTTTTTCCGGAATACATTTTTCCCTATTTTTGCAACCCCGAATAGGGCAGGTATTCCCAAATAGCTCAGTTGGTTAGAGCATCTGACTGTTAATCAGAGGGTCGCTGGTTCAAGTCCAGCTTTGGGAGCCCAATACTAGAAAAGGTTTTAGCGAAAATGCTAAGACCTTTTTTCATTAAAAGACATTGGAAACAAAATGCAAATATTATTCCATGCTAAACGTTTTTTTCAGTTTCAGGGCCATCTGATTGATTTAGAGTTGACCCGGTATTGATACCTTTTAAATATACATTAAAATACAAATAAACCGCGATAAACCACATTAAAAGTGGGTTGGTGTGGGAATACTGTGGGTTTGATGTGGGTTTGCCCAGAACCAAGTGCGTTCCAATTACCTGTCATGAAAGAAAATAACATATCAATACTCGTATAAATGATAGCTCTATTTTCTCTAAAAGCTTCCCTTGTCTATCTTGGCCGCGATATTGTTTACAGCTTGTTCCATAGCATCATATTCGATCTTTTCGGCTTCTCCGTTATTCCATTCAAAATGCCCGAATGAAGATTTGAAAGAAACCAAAGCCTCTTTGCTGTACCCGCGAATTGCATCTTTGTTTTTAAACAAGACGATAGGCTTCTCCTCGGCATCATATATCCGGAAATCCAGCTTAACTATTGCATGAGGTGGTTCTTTGTGAAACATATTGCTAAACCCACCTAGCGTTTTCCCATCCGCTGTTTCAGATGAAAAATAAACTGAAACAT
Coding sequences within it:
- the hflX gene encoding GTPase HflX, translating into MIEKKQVIQREEKAVLVGLIQKDQTNEQVAEYLDELAFLSETAGAIAIKRFTQKMAHPDSRTFVGKGKLEEIREYATDREIDLVIFDDELTGSQITNIEKELGIKVIDRSDLILDIFARRARTAQAKVQVELAQYQYLLPRLKGMWKHLERQGGGIGTRGPGETEIETDRRIVKDKISLLRKRLAEIDKQSFTQRKDRGELIRVSLVGYTNVGKSTLMNLLSKSEVFAENKLFATLDTTTRKVVFENTPFLLSDTVGFIRKLPHHLVESFKSTLDEVREADILLHVVDISHPQYEEQIGVVNKTLQDLKAFEKPILTIFNKMDLYEERTFDEWLEDSVKTEILQDLKDRWDEITHNNCVFVSALERRNVDALRELILNKVRDMYQVRYPYRTVHF
- a CDS encoding Rieske 2Fe-2S domain-containing protein, translated to MTEKKIHWFKIADDAALLPWQDNNMCQVEADGKKITMARFGSQFYAFAQKCPHASGIMSDGYIDAQGHVVCPVHRYRFNMQNGRNTSGEGYYLKTYLAEQRPDGIYIGIEQKGWWL